The sequence TCGCCCGACTGTCCTCGCGAGCAGATGCTCTGCGACGGCTCCTCGATCAAAGGCAGTGAGGCTGCCAGCCTGTCGACCGTGACCAACCTGATGCAGCAACTGCTGGAGCAGGGCGACCGGGAGCAACTGATCCAGAAACTGGCCGGGGTGGCCATCAGCGTGGATCAGACCTCCAAGCAGGCCACCGCCTTCCTTAAGGATGGCCAGGTGCTGGTGGGTCAGGGCGAATCGCTGGTGAACAGCCTGGATCGATCGGTGCAGGATGCCCAGCCCACCATCGCCAACCTCAATGCCAGCTCAGCCCACCTGCGACGGCTGATTGCCGCCCTGGACAATCCCAAGACCGTGGCCGAACTGCAGCGGACGGTGAGCAACGCTGAACAGCTCACGGCCCGCTGGGACGCCGTGGGCGGGGATGTGAACCAGCTCACCTCCGATCCCCGCTTTATGGATGGGCTGCGCAATGTGACCGTGGGCCTGGGCAAGTTCTTTGAGGAGCTCTACCCCGCCCAGACGGGAGCCGCCCGGGAACCTGCAGCGGATGCGGCCAGCGGCGGCGACAAAGCGCGGCACGGCCGCGGAACCCAGCGGCGTCCGAATGCTCCGGAGCAGGCTGCTGAGGCCTTCCCGATGCCTACACCGCGTTGATCGCCTCCATGGCGATGGCGGCGATGGCCTGATCGCTGGCCTTGGGCAGCTGCACGTATTTGCCGCCGGCAGCCTCGGCCAGCTCCTTGCCCATGCCGCTGCCGATGAACTTGCGCTCGGTGTCGATCACCAGCAGCTTGAGGCCGAGGGCGCGGTAGCGGCTGGCCACCTGCTTCACCTCCTCCTTGAGGTCCACTGGCTCCTCCCCCTCCAGCTCCGGTTGCCCCAGGGAGCGGCCCAGGGGCACGTTGCCGCGGCCATCGGTGATCGCCACCACCACCACCTGGCCCAGGTCGCCCGTGGCCAGGGCGTTGGCCCCCACCCGGGCCGCCTGGGAGAGGCCGTGGGCCAGGGGTGAGCCGCCGCCGCAGGCCATCGCTTCGAGCCGGCGGCGGGCAGCGGTGATCGAGCGGGTGGGGGGCAGCAGCACCTCGGCCTGCTCGCCGCGGAAGGGGATCAGGGCGACTTCATCGCGGTTTTCGTAGGCCTCCGTGAGCAGCCGGATCACGGCGCCCTTGGCGCTCTGCATGCGGTTGAGGGCCATCGAGCCGCTGGCATCCACCAGGAAGATCACCAGGGCACCGGCCTTGCGCTGCAGCTGCTTGGCCCGCAGGTCGCCGTCCTCCACCACCACCTTGCGGTGGGGCTGGCGCTCGCGGCGGCTCTTCTGATAGGGGGCCGCGGCCCGCAGGGTGGCATCCACGGCGATGCGCTTCACCGGACCGCGGGGCAGCATCGGCTTCACGTAGCGGCCGCGGGAGTCGCTGAACACCACGGCCCGGCTGCCGCTGCCGCCGGAGCGGGCCTTGGCGGCACCGAAGAGCAGCAGCTCGGGATCGATCGCCACGGCCTCGGGATCGAGCATGAACTCCTCCGGCACCGAGGGGGGCGCCTGGTCCTCGGGGGTGTCGTCCTCCTGGTCGGGCTGCTCGGGATCAGTGTCGTCCTCGGGCTCCGGCTCGCTCTGGTCGGGTTCGGGCGGCTGCTCTGGCGGCTGCTCGCCCTGGGGCGGCGGTGGCGGCGGCGGCTCCAGGGGCTGGTCGGGATCGGGGGGCGGCAGCTGCAGGGCCCGCGGAGCGATCACCAGCCGCACGGCCACCTGCAGGTCGTCGGCCTCGACGCGATCGCGGCCACTGAGGGCCGCATGGGCCCGGGCGACGCGCACGGCGTAGAGCTCGGAGCGGTGGCCCTCCACACCGCCGCGCAGGGCCTCGGTCACCAGGTAGGCGATCTGCTCGCGGCTGATCTGCACATCGGGCAGCCACTGGCGGGCCAGCAGCAGCTGGGTGGCGAGGGCGTCGGTCTCCTCCTGCCAGCGGCCCCGGAAATCCTGGCCCGACTCGGCATGGTCGAGGGCGGAGCGGGTGATGGCCACCCGCTGCTCCAGCTCCAGTGCCTGGTTGGCACTGAGGCAGATGGCGAAGCGATCGAGCAGGTGGTCGCGCACCGCCCCCTCCTCGGGGTTGTAGGTGGCGATCAGCAGGCAGCGGCAGGGGTGAGCCAGGCTGAGGCCCTCGCGCTCGATGCGGTTCTCGCCGCTGCCCACCGCCGCCAGCAGCAGGTTGGTGATGCCGTCATCGAGCAGGTTGAGCTCATCCACGTACACCACGCCGCGGTGGGCCTCGGCCAGCAGCCCCGGCTGGAACACCGCCTGGCCTCTGGCCAGGGAGGCGGCCACATCCACCGAGCCCAGCAGCCGGTCTTCGGTGATGCCCAGCGGCACCTGCACGAAGGGGGCGGGGATCACACGGGTGGGCAGCAGGGCCTGGGTGTCGCGGCCGCTGGGGTCGGCGCCCAGCTGCTGCAGCCGCTCGCGCACGGCCTCGTTCCAGTCGTCGGGGCGCTGGGGATCCACGTTGAGGGCCTGCACCGCCGCGCCGCCCAGATCGAGCACGTCGATGGGCGGCAGCAGGGCGTGCAGGCCCCGGGCCAGCACCGACTTGCCGGTGCCGCGGCCACCGGCGATCACCACGCCCCCGAGGCCCGGATCCACGGCGGCCAGCAGCAGGGCGAGCTTGAGGGTGCCGTGGCCGGTGATCGCCGCCAGTGGGAAGGAGCGATCAGCACCCTGGCCGGCCGGAGCCGGAGACGCTGCTGAGCCGCTGACAACCATGGGGCGCGGGCCGGAGGGGGAGGGAGGTCAGTCTGGCCGATGGGCCTGCAGGAACTCGACAACGGCACAGCCCTTAGCCTCAGGATCTGCTCACCGGCCGGGCCGAATCATGTCCCTCTCCATGCATGCGGCCGCGGTGCCGCCCCTGCAGCGCACCCTCACCAACCTGGCGGCGGTGCTGGCCAAGGCGGAGGCGCACGCCGAGGCCGGCGGCATCGATCCCGCCGTGCTGCTGGCCAGCCGCCTCTACCCAGACATGTTCCCCCTGACCCGGCAGGTGCAGATCGCCGCCGACATCGCCCGCCGCGGGGTGGCCCGCCTCGCCGGCGTGGAGGCCGTCGCCGTGGCCGATGACGAGACCACCTTTGCGCAGTTGATCGAGCGCCTCGAGGCCGCCGTCAACGAGCTGGGCGGCTACGCCCCCAACCAGCTGGAGGACAGCGCCGAGCGGGAGGTGAGCGTGCCGATCGGCCGCGGGCAGAGCATCACCATGATCGGCTGGCCATTCCTCTCCGGCTTCGTGCTGCCCAACGTCTACTTCCACACCACCACCGCCTATGGGATCCTGCGCCACAACGGCGTGGTGCTGGGCAAGCGCGATTTCCTGGGGGAGCCCTGAACGCAGGCGGGGTTAATCCAGCCGCTGCCAGCACCGCGGCGCCCGGGCCTTCCACGGCCATCGCCCTGGGGGCCAACCTGGGCGACCCGCTGGCCACCCTCACGGCGGTACGGCCGCTGCTGAGCCAGGTGCTGCAGCACTGGGCCGGGGCGGATCCGGCGGTGGGCTCCTGGCGGCTGCGCTGGTCGCCGCTGTTCCGCACCGCTCCCGTGGGGGGGCCAGCCGGCCAGCCGCCCTATCTCAATGCGGTGCTGCTGGCCAGCGGCCCTGGCGACGAAGGCGCGGCGGGGGCGCCGAGCGGGGGCGATCCGCTGCCGCTGTTGCTGGCCCTGCAGAGCCTGGAGGCGGCCTTCGGACGGCAGCGGCTGCAGCCCTGGGGGCCGCGCAGCCTCGATCTCGATCTGCTCTGGTGCGGCGGCCATCGGCGCCAGAGCGCCGCCCTGTGGCTGCCCCATCCGCTCTACCTGGAGCGCACCTTCGTGCTGGCGCCGTTGGCGGCCCTGGCACCGGAGCTGGTGCCGCCAGATGCCGGGCGCCGGGTGGACGAGCTGCTGGCCGAGCTGCTCGCTGCTGGGCAAGATGACGGCAGCCCGCCACCGCAACGGCTGGCCCCCCAGGTGGGCTGGCCGGAGTGAGGCTGGCCCGGGTGCCACGGACGCGGGTGATGCGGAAGACGGCCAGGGCAGCGACGGCCCTCTTCAATGGAGCAACCGTTCCCGCTGCCCCGATCACCAGCTCCCATCCACCCAGCCGCTGGCGCAGCGCCCTGGCCATCGGCCTGGTGATCACGGCCCTGGCCCTGTTCGGCGGCAATCTGGGCGACAACGAGGCCGGCAAGCTGGCCCTGGCCCGACAGGCCATCGAACCCGGCTGGATCCCCACGGACTGGTACCTGAACAACAGCCAGGGCTACCAGTGGCTGTTCCAGCAGTTGAGCGGCCGGATTGTGATCCTGCTGGGCTTCGTGCCGGGCTCGCTGCTGGTGCGGCTGCTGGGCTACGGGGCCTGGGCCTGGGCCCTGGCGGGCCTCACCGTGCCGCTTGGGCTGACGCCGGCGCTGGCGGCCCTGGCGGCGGCTCTGTTCAGCCTGCAGCAGGGGGTGGTGGCTGCCGAGTGGATGGTGGGCAGCGCCGAGCCGAAAACCTTCGCCTACGCCGCCGTGCTGCTGGCCTACGCGGCCTGGCGTGAGCGGCGCTGGTGGCGCTGCGGGCTCTACAGCGGCCTGGCCTGCTCCCTCCACCTGCTGGTGGGGAGCTTCGCGGTGGTGTCGCTGGCGGGGATGGCGCTGGCCAGGCTGGTGCTGGAGACCAGAACCAGGCGCGAGCCGGGCTGGGCTGGACTGGGCCGCTGGAGCGCCGGGGCGGTGCTGATGGGGCTGCCGGCGGGCTTGGCCGTGGCCCAGAAGCTGCTGGCGCCCAGCGTCACAGCGACCCCTCACAGCAGCGCCTCCCTGCCCTCCGCGGGCTGGATCTACGTGGTGCTGCGCAATCCCCACCACCTGCTGCCGAGCGATTGGTCGGCGGGCGACTGGGCCCGCATCGCTCTGCTGCTGGGGCTGTTCGTGCTGACGGCCGTGGCGGCTGGCGGCTGGTGGCCAGGGCGGTGGCGCCCGCGTTGGCAGGCGCGTTGGCAGGGGCCATTGCAGCCAAACGATCCGTGCCAGAGGGCCAGCCGTGACCTCGCTCTCTGGGTGGCGATGAGCTGGCCCCTGGCGCTGCTGGGGTTGCTGGCCAGCCGCCTCCCCGCCGCCCCAAAGCACGCCCTGCTCAGCCTCTACCTCTTCCGCCTGGCCGACACGCTGCTGATGCTGGGCCTGTGGCTGCTGCTGGCCGCCGTCCTGGTCAGAGCCGTGCGCCGCTGGGGGCCGGGCCGGAAAGCCCAGCGGCGGCTGCAGGCGGCACTGGTGGTAGTGGTTCTGCTGATCAGCCTGGGGGGCCTGGCCCGCGAGCTGCCCACGGCGGCGGCGGGCTGGCCGCGCCAGTTCGTGGCCAGCCTGGAGCAGGCGGAGCTGTACGCCTGGATCCGGGGCCACACCCCCAGGAGCGCTCTGGTGCTGGCACCACCTTCCGGCTTTGAGGACCTCTCCCTGCAGACGGGCCGGCCCGGCTTCGTGCAGTTCAAGCAGATCCCCACTTCCGCCCTGGCCCTTCAGACCTGGTTTGAACGCCTCACGGCCCTCGCCGGCGGCGATCGCGGGGTGTGGCAAGGCCCGGGCGGCTGGCAGGCCCGCGATCGGCTGCTGGCGGCCTACGGCGCCTTGCCGCCGGCCGCCCTGGGCCGCCTGGCCTACGACCAGGGCGCCAGCGTGCTGATCACCAGCTCCCAACACAGCGGGCCCGAAGGCTGGGCGCCGGCCTACCGCGACGGGCGCTGGACGGCCTGGCAACAACCCTGAGGGCTGCTGATCGCCCCCGAGCGCCATGCTGGGGACCAACCCCACCTCGCTTGCCATGGCGCCCCTGCCCGCTCCCGAGCCCGCGCGCCATCTCGACACCATCGCCACCCTGCAGGCCCGCAAACTGCGCTTTGAGGTGAACCGGGTGGCGCTGCCCATGGGCCTTGAGGCCAGCTTCGGCGTGATTCGCCACCCGGGAGCCTCCCTGGCGGTGCCGGTGCTCGACGACGGCCGCCTGGTGCTGCTGCGCCAGTACCGCTTCGCGGTGGCTACCAGGCTGCTGGAGTTCCCCGCCGGCACCCTGGATCCGGGCGAAACGCCCCTGAGCACGATGCGCCGGGAGCTGCAGGAGGAGGCGGGCTACAGCGCTGAGCGCTGGGATCCGCTCGGCACCCTGCTGCCCTGCCCCGGCTATTCCGATGAGGTGATCCACCTCTTCCTGGCCCGCCAGCTCACCGCCCTCACCGATCAGCCGCCCGGCGACGACGACGAAGACCTGGAGGTGCTGCTGCTGCAGCCCGATGAGCTGGAGGCGGCCCTGGCCAGCGGCGATGAATACCTCGATGGCAAGAGCGTGAGCGCCTGGCTGCGGGCCAAGCAGCTGCTGGGGCTCTGATGGCTACAGCGCAGAAGACTTCTGAGCGCTGGCTGTTCTGGCATCGCCGCGACCTGCGCCTGGCCGACAACCTCGGCCTGGCCGCCGCGGCGCGGGCCACCCCGGCCGTGACGGGCGTGTTCGTGCTGGATCCCGGCCTGCTGGAGGCGCCGGACCTGGCCCCCGCCAGGCTGTGGTTCCTGGCCGAGAGCCTCAGGGAGCTGGAGCAGCGCTGGCGCCAGGCCGGCAGCCGGCTGCTGGTGCTGCGGGGCGAGCCGGCGCTGGTGCTGCCGGCCCTGGCCCAACAGCTCGGCGCGGCGGTGGTGGCCTGGAACAAGGATGTGGAGCCCTACGGCCGCGAGCGCGACCGACGGGTGGCGGCGGCCCTGCAGAACCAGGGTCAGCGGCTGCTGGTGGACTGGGACCAAGTGCTGATCCCGCCGGAGGCGCTGCGCACCGGCCAGGGTGATCCCTACCGGGTGTATGGCCCCTTCTGGCTCAACTGGCGTGCTCAGGTGGCAGCCCGCTCCGGCCAGGGGCAGGCCAGCAGCGGCGGCCTGGAGCCCGTGGAAGCGCCCAGCGCTCTGCTCGATCTGGCTCCGTCCCAGCTGGCAGCGCTGCTGGAGGGCGCCAACGAGGCGTTGGCGCTCGTGCGCCCCGATCCCCACACCGGGCTCCATCTGCCCCACAGCTTCACGGGCAGCGATCTCTGCCCCTGCCGCCCCGGCGAAGCCGCCGCCCTGGAGCAGCTGCAGGCCTTCTGCGATGGCGGGCCGCTGCTGGGCTACGAGCCGGGCCGCAACCTGCCCGGTGAGGCCGGCACCTCCGGGCTGAGCGCAGCACTGAAGTTCGGCAGCCTCAGCCCGCGCCAGGCCTGGGCCGCCGCCCAGCAGGCCCGCCAGCTGGCCCGCAGCAGCGAGGCCGAGCAGTCGATCACAGTGTGGGAACAGGAGCTGGCCTGGCGCGAGTTCTATCAGCAGGCCCTGTTCCATTTCCCCGAGCTGGCCGATGGCCCCTACCGGGCCAAGTGGCAGCGCTTCCCCTGGGAGAACGATGCAGGGCGGTTCCAGGCCTGGTGCGACGGCCTCACCGGCGTGCCGATCGTGGATGCGGCGATGCGGCAGCTCAACGCCAGCGGCTGGATGCATAACCGCTGCCGCATGATCGTGGCCTCCTTCCTGGTGAAAGACCTGATCTGCGACTGGCGAATGGGCGAACGCCAGTTCATGCGCCATCTGGTGGATGGCGACCTGGCCGCCAACAACGGCGGCTGGCAGTGGAGCGCCAGCAGCGGCATGGACCCCAAACCGCTGCGCATCTTCAACCCCTTCACCCAGGCCGCCAAGTTCGACCCGGAGGCCAGCTACATCCGCACCTGGCTGCCGGAGCTGCGCCATGTGGCCACGGCCGATCTGATCAGCGGTGCCATCCCCACCCTGGAGCGGCGCGGCTACCCCGAGCCGATCGTGAACCACAAGGAACAACAGGCCAGGTTCAAGGGGCTGGTTGCGGCACTGGGGCGCTAATTGTTAACCGAGGGCTGCCCCAAAGAAGATGGGCAAGCTCTATGCAGCGCTCGCCCTACGAGGCTTGGTAGACGACAAGCGCTTCGGCTTGCTAATCGTTGAACACGGCACCTGCAGATTTGGGTTCAGACCGCGCAGCTGGCCCGATCCGGCAGGCTGCTGGGCGCGGCAGCGTCGCCGGGGCGCGCCAGCAGCTGGCCCAGGGCCTCTACCACCCGTTGCTGCTGGGCCTGGGAGAGCTCCGGGAAGATCGGCAGGCTCAGCACCTCGGCGCAGAGCCGCTCGGTGACCGGCAGGCTGCCGGGCCCATAGCCCAGGGCGGCATAGGCCGGCTGGCGGTGAATGGGAATCGGGTAGTAGATGATCGTGCTCACGCCCGCCTCCTGCAGCTGCTGCTTGAGCCAGTCGCGGCAGCGGCCCTGCGGCAGGCCGAACGCGTCCGTGTTGGCAGCGGGGTCGCAGGGCGCCTCTCCGCGGGCGCCACAGGCCGGGGCGCCGATCGGGCAGGCCGGCACCCGCAGCACGAACTGGTTCCAGCTGTGGCCCTCAGGCCCGGCCGCCGGCAGGGCCACCCCGGGCAGCCCCGCCAGCTGGCTGAGGTAGCGGGAAGCGATGGCCCGGCGGCTCTCCAGCCAGCGGCTCAGGTGGGGCAGCTTCACGGCCAGCACCGCCGCCTGCAGGGCATCGAGGCGGCTGTTGTAGCCGAGATCGGTGTGCAGGTAGCGGCGCGGCATGCCGTGCACCGCCAGCTCCCGCACCCGCTGGGCCAGGGCCCCATCGCGGCACACCACGGCGCCGCCATCGCCGGCGGCGCCAAGGTTCTTGGTGGGAAAGAAGCTGAAGCAGCCCGCATCGCCCCAGCTGCCCACCGGCCGGTTGGCCCAGCGGGCGCCGGTGGCCTGGGCGCAGTCTTCCACCACCTTGAGGCCATGGCGCGCAGCGATGGCGCCAATGCGCTCCATGTCCACCGGCCGGCCGAACAGATGCACGGGCAGCAAGGCCCTGGTGGCCGGCGTGATCGCTGCCTCGATCAGGTCCAGATCGATCAGGTAGCTGGCGGGGTCCACGTCCACGAACACCGGCGTGGCCCCCACGGCACTGATCGCCTCGGCGGTGGCGAAGAAGCTGAAGGAGGCGGTGATCACCTCATCGCCGGGGCCGATGCCGAGGCCGCGCAGGGCGAGCACCAGGGAGTCGGTGCCGCTGTTGCAGCCCACCGCGTGGGGCACGCTGCAGGCCTCGGCAAAGGCGGCCTCAAAGGCGGCGATGGTGGGGCCGCCGATGTACTGGCCGCTACGCAGCACGGTCAACACGGCGTCATCGAGGGCACCACCCAGCTCCTGGATCTGCTCACCGAGGCTGAAGGGTGGCACCTGCATGCGGCTCACCATAAACGCAATGAGCGGCAGGGATCAGCGGGCCCATTCCGGTTCTGAACCTGGATGCCACTTGATGTTGCAGCCGATGGCGGGGCGCTGCTCCCCTGCCGGAGTGCCTCCAGCCTCAAGGGCCGCGAGGGCAGCGCGCAGATCTTTGCCATCAGCGGGCCGGCCCTGGCCGGGGCGGCTGTCATCGAGCTGGCCGCGATACACCAGCCGCAGAGCGCCGTCGGCGGCCGGGGCGAAGAGGTAGGGATCGGGGGTGCAGGCGGCCCGGAAGGCCCGGGCGATCTCCTGGTGGCCATCCAGCAGGTAGGGGAAGGTCCAGCCGTGGCGAGCCGCCTGGGCCCTTAGACCCTCGGCGCCGTCCTGGGGGTGGGTCTGCAGGCTGTTGCTCGAGATCGCCAGGATCCGCAGCCGCAGCGGCGGGCCGGCCACATCCGCCTGCAGGCGGCTGAGCTCCTGTTCCACGTGCTTCACGAAGGGGCAGTGTTCACACAGAAACAACACCAACACGGGCCCCCTGGCCAGGCCATCGAGGTCGAGCGGTTCGCCACTCACCTGCTGGGCAGCACCAGTGGCCAGCTGGGCGCTGATCACTCCGAACGGCAGGGGCGTGCCCAACGGCAGCATGGTGGATGGCGTCAGCGCCATGGGCCTGTTCCTTCATCGATGCCTGCCCTCACGCTAAAGAACTCTTCCCTGCAAGCCAGCGCGGCTCTGGCGGGGTTGCTGCTCAGCGCCGGCTGCGTGCCGGCCCACCGCCAGGCCAGCTGGGCGATCTTCCCCCTGCAGCGCAGCGTGCCCCACGACGGCCTGGCGGTGGTGAGCCAGCCCGATGGCTACGGCCTGCACATCTGGATCGACACCGACACCCGCGAGAGCGGCATCTGCCAGCCCCGCTGGACGCCCGACCCGGCGCGGCTGTTCAACGGCAACGGCACGGCTCCGTTCAGTTCGGGGCTGGCCAGCCGCCAGGAGTTCTTCCAGGCCGTGGCCCGCAGCGATGTGCGCCGGGCCCTGCGCCAGCAGAGTGAGGCCCTCTGTCAGGAGGCCGATCCCAAGCGCAGCTTCCGCTGGCTGGAGCCGCCCCTGACACCCGAACAGGTGCAGGTGGAGGCCTTCCCGCTGCTGGAGGAGCCGGATCTGCTCAGCGATCCCGCCGCCGTGCTCGAGCAGGAGGAGGCCTTTCTCAAGGAGGCCACGGAACCCGGGGATTGAGCCCAGGGCTTGAGCTCATCAGCCCGTGAGGAAGCGGCGCCACACCAGGGGCTCGGCCTGGCGCCAGTAGCGCGAGAAACGGCGCAGATCGGGGGGCGACTCCAGCCGCACAAAGGGTTCCGGCTCCAGCACCTGCACGGGCAGCACCACGGCAATCCTGCGACGGATCAGCTCGAAGCGGGGATCCACTGCAGCGGAGGTCACCACGCCATCAGCCCCATGACGAGCGGCGAAGGCAAGCACCTGCTCGGCCACATCCCCCTGCCTGAGGCTCACCGGCAGCTCCAGGGCGCATTCGTAGAGGAAGCCCAGCCGTTGGAGGCTGAGGCCAGAGGCCGCGATCAGGGAGGTGTCGAACACGAACAGCGCCGGCGCCTCGGGCCAGGCGCGCAGGGCAGGGTTGGCAGGCCCCAGTGCCTCACCGTGCACCCACACCAGCGGGCGGCCGAGCAGTGGGCCTGATCTCGTAGGCGGAGCGGGAGCCGCGAGTCGCTGCACCGGTGCTGGGAGGCTCTGATCCAGGCCCACCGGCGAGGGGGCGAACAGCCGTTGCTGCAGGGTTTCATAGCTGGCCTCGAAAGGACAGCCGGCCCCAGCCAGCAGGCAGCCGCGACAGTGGCGGTCTCCCGCAAAGCGTTCCAGGTTGGCGCGGTTGAAGATGTAGGGCTTCTGGCTGAAGCTGCTCGCCACCCACTGCCAACTGAAGTTGTTGCTGGCCGGATCTCCATCCAGCAGGTGCTGCAGAAACCAGCGGGCGCCCGCCTGCCACTGCACCTGGCGCCAGTGCACCACATAGCTGGCGAGCCACATCCGAGCGTGATTGTGAAGCCAGCCGCGGCCCAGCAGCTCCCCAGCGAAGGCATCCATGCAGGCCAGACCGGTGCGGCCCGTCGCGATGTCAGCGGGAAGCGCGTCGGCATAGCGACCGGGGGGATGACCCGTCTTGAGGGGCTCCTGGTCGTTCCAGATGGCATCGCCTCTCTGCTTCCAGAGCCGCTGCCAATAGTCGCGCCAGCCAAGCTCATTGATCAACTTGCCGGCAAGTTGCCGGCCCTCAGCCCGCTGTCCGCTGCGTCCGTAGCCCCGCTCCTCCAGCCAGCGGAACACCGCGTCGCGTACCTCAGCCAGACTGAGCACCCCATGGCGGATGTAGGGCGAGAGGCCGCTCACGGCGCCGTCGATGTGGTTGCGGCTGCAGCCATAGGCGATCGGATCCAGCTGGGCGAGCTGGGCCAGGGCAGCCACGCCGCCGCCGCGGATCGGGCTCAACCCACCCCAGGCCGAGGGGAACAGTTCGGTGATGGTCTGCTCCAAATCCTTCCGATCCAGGAAGGTGCTGGGCAGATCAGCCGCAGCATTGGCGGGAGGCATCGGGAGGCAACAGGGTCCGTCGAGCGGCTCGCCCAACGACGAAGCCTGAGGCCATTGCAGCGCATCGGCCTCAGCCGCTCAGCGAGGGATCTGACGCTTGGCCGGCAGCCAGGGCCCCCACATAGCCCCTGCCGAGGCAGAGCCTCCAGTGGCCCATCAGGCCGGCCGATCCGCCCACAGGTGGCGCGGCCAGGCCCCAGCCACCGGCCTTCAGTTCGGCTTCCAGATGACACCAGGCCTGCAGAAACGCCGTGGCCTGCTCTGCAACAGGCTGCTGCAGGAGGGCGTCAACCTGCTGGCTCGACAACAGGCGACGCGCAATGGGTTGCCAGTTGAGCGCCGGCCGCTCCTGCTCCACATCGACCCCCAAAGGCCGGCAGCGGTGGAGGGCCAGGAGAATCAGATCCCCGGAATGGCTGACATTGAACTGCGGCCCCCCGGGGCAATAGGGCTTGCCTCGCGGACCCAGGGCGATCGCCACGTGCTGCGGCTGCTGATCCATCCAGAGAGCCAACATCTGGCGCAGCAGGCCACGGCCCAGCAGAAAGCGATCCTGATCCGCCTTGTGGCGAAAGCCGCCAAGGCGGCAGTTCTCCTCTGCCGTCAGCGTGCAGGCCAAACCAGCCAGCAGGGGAGCGCTGATGCCAGCCCCACGATTCACGGCCAGCAGCAGGGGCTGATCCTGTTGAGAGCAGCCATCCGCAGCAAGGAGTTCCGGCAGGGAGAGCCCCGGAAACCACGGGATGGGCTTGAGGAGTGTCAGATCAGTGGCCTGCGCCATGGGGCCGGGTCAAGGTCTTCCAGGAAACAACGCGTGAAACCCTGGAGAACTCTGCCTGACGGCATGAATCAGGACCAGCTGCCCTCTGAGCCATGGTCATGGTCTGACCACGCCCACACTGTTGCCAACATCGGGGCAAGAAACTATCCCAAAATCAACACGATCCAGAGATGCCTGATCGCTGCCGGACCTGGCTACGAACGCGGCGAGGCATGGTCTTGGCCTCGATGGTGCTGCTCGGGCTGTCAGGAACGGTCGCAGCGACGCTCTACATCCAGGTTCGCGCCCGGCTCGTTCTGGCCCAGGCTGGATCGGCCTACGTGGCCAAGACCCTCTGCAGCGGGGTCCTGATGGCAGAGATGGACGATGCCCAGCTCTGGGCGGCTGAACTCTCGCGGGCCCGCGGT is a genomic window of Cyanobium sp. NS01 containing:
- a CDS encoding DegT/DnrJ/EryC1/StrS aminotransferase family protein; the encoded protein is MQVPPFSLGEQIQELGGALDDAVLTVLRSGQYIGGPTIAAFEAAFAEACSVPHAVGCNSGTDSLVLALRGLGIGPGDEVITASFSFFATAEAISAVGATPVFVDVDPASYLIDLDLIEAAITPATRALLPVHLFGRPVDMERIGAIAARHGLKVVEDCAQATGARWANRPVGSWGDAGCFSFFPTKNLGAAGDGGAVVCRDGALAQRVRELAVHGMPRRYLHTDLGYNSRLDALQAAVLAVKLPHLSRWLESRRAIASRYLSQLAGLPGVALPAAGPEGHSWNQFVLRVPACPIGAPACGARGEAPCDPAANTDAFGLPQGRCRDWLKQQLQEAGVSTIIYYPIPIHRQPAYAALGYGPGSLPVTERLCAEVLSLPIFPELSQAQQQRVVEALGQLLARPGDAAAPSSLPDRASCAV
- a CDS encoding 4'-phosphopantetheinyl transferase superfamily protein, producing MAQATDLTLLKPIPWFPGLSLPELLAADGCSQQDQPLLLAVNRGAGISAPLLAGLACTLTAEENCRLGGFRHKADQDRFLLGRGLLRQMLALWMDQQPQHVAIALGPRGKPYCPGGPQFNVSHSGDLILLALHRCRPLGVDVEQERPALNWQPIARRLLSSQQVDALLQQPVAEQATAFLQAWCHLEAELKAGGWGLAAPPVGGSAGLMGHWRLCLGRGYVGALAAGQASDPSLSG
- a CDS encoding FAD-binding domain-containing protein — translated: MPPANAAADLPSTFLDRKDLEQTITELFPSAWGGLSPIRGGGVAALAQLAQLDPIAYGCSRNHIDGAVSGLSPYIRHGVLSLAEVRDAVFRWLEERGYGRSGQRAEGRQLAGKLINELGWRDYWQRLWKQRGDAIWNDQEPLKTGHPPGRYADALPADIATGRTGLACMDAFAGELLGRGWLHNHARMWLASYVVHWRQVQWQAGARWFLQHLLDGDPASNNFSWQWVASSFSQKPYIFNRANLERFAGDRHCRGCLLAGAGCPFEASYETLQQRLFAPSPVGLDQSLPAPVQRLAAPAPPTRSGPLLGRPLVWVHGEALGPANPALRAWPEAPALFVFDTSLIAASGLSLQRLGFLYECALELPVSLRQGDVAEQVLAFAARHGADGVVTSAAVDPRFELIRRRIAVVLPVQVLEPEPFVRLESPPDLRRFSRYWRQAEPLVWRRFLTG
- a CDS encoding thioredoxin family protein; translation: MALTPSTMLPLGTPLPFGVISAQLATGAAQQVSGEPLDLDGLARGPVLVLFLCEHCPFVKHVEQELSRLQADVAGPPLRLRILAISSNSLQTHPQDGAEGLRAQAARHGWTFPYLLDGHQEIARAFRAACTPDPYLFAPAADGALRLVYRGQLDDSRPGQGRPADGKDLRAALAALEAGGTPAGEQRPAIGCNIKWHPGSEPEWAR